DNA sequence from the Triticum urartu cultivar G1812 unplaced genomic scaffold, Tu2.1 TuUngrouped_contig_4480, whole genome shotgun sequence genome:
GCACAGAAGCGGATGActggaccttaccaacatactcaaaaaagtattCTATACTGGGGTCTGTGCTCTTGACAAGCAGTGTTTCCAGTCTAGCTGTGTCAAATCGGGTGTGAAGTGTCCTTCTAGGTTCTGGCTGGTAGAGCAGAGGACTGAAAATCCTCTTTAGTTTCACGCATGGGACTCTAAATCCCAATTGCGCTAGCTCTGTGGTTCGATTCCACAACAGAACGAACAATGAATGAATGTGGGCGGTCAACCAGGTAAGCCTGTGCCCAGGAAAGAAAGGACTAGGGAGGGATTGAGAGAAGCTTTCACAGTGGAAAATGAAAAAAAGCATATCGTTCTTAGAAATTGTGGAATTTGACTCAGTTAGAGCTATGGTTTAGCATCAAGAGGGAAGTTTTGTAAAAACAACAGGAAGAATTGCTCAGATACCCATGAGCGTATATAACTTGGTTCGTGTTATAAATGCTCTGGCTAAACCTATTGATGGGAGAGGCGAAATTGTAGCTTCCGAATCTCGCTTAATTGAATCTCCTGCTCCAAGTAGAATTTCCAGGCGTTCCGTATATGAACCTCTTCAAACAGGGCTTATTGCTATCGATTCGATGATCCCTATAGGGCGCGGTCAGCGAGAGTTCATTATTGGGGACAGACAGACTGGCAAAACAGCAGTAGCCACAGATACAATTCTCAATCAAAAAGGGCAAGGTGTAATATGTGTTTATGTAGCTATCGGTCAAAGAGCATCCTCCGTAGCTCAAGTAGTAACTACTTTCCATGAGGAGGGGGCCATGGAATACACTATTGTAGTAGCTGAAATGGCGGATTCACCTGCTACATTACAATACCTCGCTCCTTATACGGGAGCAGCCCTGGCTGAGTATTTTATGTACCGCGAACGGCATACTTTAATAATTTATGATGATCTCTCCAAACAGGCACAAGCTTATCGCCAAATGTCCCTTCTATTAAGAAGACCTCCCGGACGTGAGGCTTATCCAGGGGATGTTTTTTATTTGCATTCACGCCTTTTAGAAAGAGCCGCTAAATTAAATTCTCTTTTAGGCGAAGGAAGTATGACCGCTTTACCAATAGTTGAGACTCAATCTGGAGACGTTTCCGCCTATATTCCTACTAATGTAATCTCCATTACAGATGGACAAATATTCTTATCTGCGGATCTATTCAATGCCGGAATTCGACCCGCTATTAATGTGGGTATTTCTGTTTCCAGAGTAGGATCCGCGGCTCAAATTAAAGCCATGAAACAAGTAGCTGGCAAATCAAAATTGGAACTAGCGCAATTCGCAGCGCACATAAGAAATATTATGAATGAATCACCTTACAATAACATACGAGAGACAGCTTTCTATTTTGTCGAACAACAAGTCGAACCCAATGAACATTCCATTCAAAGGAATGTTCTAGAGTTTTTTCCACTATATTCGCGATATTTAACAAAATGGAATAAATTCTTCACGATTTCTAGAGTTCCGGGATTACTTCACTGATATCGATTTTCGCCTAAGCACGGCCTCTAGGTTAGTTCAAAGTAATACAACGAACTATCGATACACCGAAAACGAGTCAAGATGGATACATAAAATGGAGACATCGTGGATTACCAAAATTGGGACGACGATAGGACATTTCACTTTCTTTCGCAATATTTCTGATCATGACTCAACCACTAGGAAAGGGGATTGCTTACTCTCAGCCACGTTTTCGCTTATGCTTAGTCAAGTGAGGATTCCATTCGAAGTAACGTAACAGGAGCACTTGCGGTGGCGGTGGGAACTGTCAGGtgggcggcggacatgtccggtggcgcggAGGGGAATTTTTAGAGTTTGGACTGTGGGATTTCGGGGGagatgcacatatttataggcAGGGGAAGCTaagagagtccaaatgaggtgcggtttttgcccacacgatcgtgatccaatgacggagaacatggaggtggtttagatgggttattgggatGTTTTGGAGGGGTATTGGGCTGCAACTCCAAAGAGGCTTTGCGGTTATCTGGTTAactgttggggcatcaaacgacctccaaatggaacagaatttgataggcggtctactggtgatgcaccaaggccacttgacaaatcttGGCCCATTCCGAGAAATTTTTCTCCCGCTCACAAAAAGAGACTAGAGGGGTGCaccgggtgcatgtgggagtgtcagATTACGAAACgtacaatggggaaaatgctcggatgcatgagacaaacacgaatgcaaaacaaagacaaaaacccaaccacgtaGGGAATGTCATATCAcatagccgaaaatggcaagagtcggagttacaaatatggagagttacatccggggtgttacaacactccaccactacaagaggatctcgtcccgagatctaggactggaagaaatCCGGAtgttcagaacggaggtgatcctcgcgttcccaagtggatTCTCGGTCGGaagatgtgaccacttcactttcaggaatttgattgacttgttacgagtcttgcgctcggtttcttcacgAATAGCAACgagatgctcatgataagacagatCTTCCTGGAGgccaatctcttcgaagttgatagtgcgctcaggcgtcttgaagcacttgcgaagctgtgacgcGTGAAACACATtgtgcacatttgcgaagtttgacggaagctcaagttgataggtgaaagtgctagttatcgactagagggggcgggtgaataggtgatttttatgtaagtcttcaaaacaagggggctttgaagacaaacagtagaaatgaacctactgatatgcagcggaaggtagactacactagacaagccatagtcaagtaagcaatgaagtgaaagcacgaagactatcagtagctaggtagtatggagcaggatggaagatagtatgaagccaaacaacaacagTGTTCACACAATGAAGTTAATCAGATCATGCAAGAAGGCAATGACTTTgcgaagacaaactgtaagtaaCGAAAGgtaaaggatagaaccagttgcttggtgaggacaaggatttgttggaccagttccagttgctgtgacaactgtacgtctggttagagaggctgagattcaactcagaagaccgcatcttcaccttattacccttgagctaaggacacacagtcctcgcccaatcactctggtaagtcttcaaggtagacttcaaaaccttcacagactccgttcaccggcaatccacaatgactcttggatgctcagaacgcgacgcctaactggctggaggattcacagtcctcaagtgtaataagtcttcagatcacgcagacataaagactttagtgatgcctaacactctttggctctgggtgtttagggctttgtccttgcaaggagttctctctcaaatgcttcgtaggtgggttgctctcaaatgacaaaagccgtgcagtaactttgagcagccaccaatttatggtgtaggggtggactatttatagctaggaggcaacccgacctgatttgtccaaaatgaccctaggtcactaaggaactgacagtGTCCAAGGGTCAGATTTCAAACGCACgtggcagcttgacttgggctacaagtaaagctgactcatccagctctggataagatttgctctcattgtcttcgcttgaagacataggatttggttgagcatcccttcagtcactctgactttgttcacttggaccccacttaacactatggtggttcctatgactcaacaaagaagaaaaggaaactacgaaacaactatgtcttcgcactccatagtcttcatacaatgtcttctcatgtcatagtcttcaatgtgaatctcttcacagaccaccattgtctacaatatcttcacacatttttaggggtcatctctggtaggtaaactgaatcaatgagggactactacctgtgttatcctgcaattctcacaaacacattagtccctcaaccaagtttgccgtcaatactccaaaaccaactagggatggcactagatgcacttacaatctccccctttttggtgattgatggcAAACTGGTTGAAGTCTTCCACGAgtataaaagtatgtgaaagtttaAGCATTAAagcattgtcttcataagtggcaaaagGCTCCCCtcgaagatgtgcatataagtagttttcTTTTGAATGCAGATGCACATGGCTGATTTtactttgtggagatcctctacaacttatgaagacaattcatcattcCTATAAAGATATAATGAATGTaataacatgcataatgaaaaatggacgtctgcggaatgacttcatgtggaatttatcatcacatcacaaagtagcaaaaaaagtagcagacgaccatcaagtttaagtgttacaaccaaaggaaccaaatgtatcaaaagacGAGGGTTGTAATCACTTTGCAAAATATAGCAACCACCCATAgaggacccgcttgaagactatcaactcatatgcgtCTCctccttttgtcagtaaggaccaaaaaggtttgaagacatagagtatcTACTCATTCCCATCAGGAGTAGATGCAGGAGCAGGGTCGACGTTGGTGTTTGGTGGTGCAGAGGGGCCTGGTGCAGTGTCGATACATGGTGAATCCATGGttggtgaagtggcatcgtcttcttcatcgacGACTCTTGCAACAACAGTTGTAGCCGAACATGAATACTCAGAATCTTCAATCGAAGGAGTCCGACGCCAGCTTGCATTCTGGGGAGGCTTGGAATCAAATTTGAAGCCCTCTGTGAAGCCGTCTTCGCGAAGATCGTCTTCAGAGCATAGCAGTCTGAGACTCTTCCAAGACCGCCGACAAGCTTCATGGGCAACAAATGagttcttggtggcaagattgcgaatgtgattgacatccaccaagatgCTCTGCATCTAACGCTGTAGCCAGTCATGATTCCTATCCTTTTTTTATGTAAGGCCACAAGAAGTTCTCAGTCATTGAGTACATGAGATCGCTTCTGAGTCCTTTgagcaatggtgctttcagtgacTTCAGTGTTTGCACAGTGAGCCACACATATATTGCCAGCCAGAGGATAAGCAGGAATTGCAGCATTGGGAACATGAGTGCCTTCTATTGGTTGCATAAAGCTTTGGTGAAGCTTTGGTGCCTTCTATTGCAGtataaaacttcaagccaaacagatcaatTCCAAATGCAGCAAGCTTTCTGATGAAGAAATCCTGGGAATTGAATCTGATGCCATTGATAATATAGAATACCAAAGTATTCATGGCTCCTTCAAGTTTGGCTTCAGCTGAGTGCCccttgatgggccagagagtacACCTCAGAATATGATAGATTGTGTGGGGCAGGTACTCAAGTTCCTTCACGAAGAATTCCTTGGGATAATcagcatcttgaggcaatggcttcatcatgctgagcatgtGACTCATCTTTGGTTCAGGCCGCTGGAAGATACTCTACAGTTCATTTTGCTAGAGCTGACAACCAGGCTCATAGAGttcacctggagtgggcagggaagtaagctcaataatgtcttgagctttggcttcattGTGCGCatctcctgtcatccactcaaggacccatgtctttggatccctgttgtagccatgAATGTGAAGTGTGGCGTAGAACTGCAGCAGGAGCTCTTCATTCTAGTGTTCTTTGTCAGTGACGAACTGTAGAAGACCAACCTCCCTGAAGCTGTCAAgggcttcttccagacagggcagccCATCAATGGCTTCACAATCAAGACGCATGTGTTGAAAGATTCTCTCTTGATTGTATAggatgcaagagtaatagctgtGGCGCTGATAGCTCTAGAAGCAATCAGAAGAGATCTTTGGCTTCGAGTAAGGATTCTTggcgctatcaaagaaggtgttgtggGCTCTGAAGCTATTCACACTGAACGATCATGGGGAGGTTGCAATGCCTGGAAGCCTTGGCAGCCTGGGCTTTGGCTTCTGAACTTGGGGCCTCTACTCCACATGATAGCCATACTGAGGTCCGGGACCAGTGGGAGGCACCATGATTGGCCATTTCACAGTGACCAGCTGTCCATGATCGAAGTCCTGTTCAATTGTGTGAGGCCTAGGAGATGGAACAGTGGCATCAGGATCCACATGGGCTTCAGGTTGCACATGAGCTTCAGGCATAACATTGGCTTCAGGCACCACATTatcttcagccatgacaacgtcattggcttcagtatCATTGTTAGTGGCAGCCTCAGTGTTCTCAACCTCCGTGTCTTCAATGAcaggagggtcgggcacagacgcATTCTCCTCGAGAATGACTTCTTCAGTGGCAGGGGGTGTGGCAGctctttcttcttcttgccgTGGTTCTTGattttcttcggctgatgcagccggaatgtcttcagcagcttttgcttcagactcggagacattcgCAGTAGGAGTGGCTTCAGGAAACACTTGGCATGCTACTGAGCTTTGTTGCACTTCTCCTTCTTGAATGCTTGACATGGTGACCTGTGGCCTATGGCTtttgcgaagcctgcgaaatGCGGGCGATGCCTGTGGTGATGGAGTAGTCTGCACCATGTAGTCGTCGCCAAGCACCAGAGTGGTGACTTGAGGGGTTGGAGTTCTAGGAGTTTCTTCTTGAATGGGGGTGTCTTGTTGGGCGCGATCAGCCCACGAATCATCCTGGGCAATTGACGTCagaggatgaccaatgctgatgagtttgctattcgtaagaacaggcgatgatactgGTTGGTGCTCGAgttgaggaaggacttcatcatcttctacattgtcttCACGACCAATGACTTCAGCTGtagtggggtcaacagctggtacttcttcatcttcaggagcctctgtggcaGCAGGCTCGTGAATCACTAGACGACTTTGTAGTAGCAGGCTCGTGAATCACTAGACGGTGTTCTTGGCTCAATCACAAGGGGCTCAGAGGCAGCGGTAGCAGTACGCTCTTTCTTTGAAGACTTAGTCTTCTGCTTCTTCTTGGATGGAGCATCATCAGAAGCATCCTTGTGCTTGCGCTTCCCGGCATCAGCTTTAGGTGCCCTGgttttcttcagttctgaagctaCTGAGGTGACcataggcttcgagcctgtcgtgctggcagggaagacaatgcgaggttcttcctgccgtGGTGCTTCAGTTTGGGCCGCATCAGACTTCTTCTTCTgtttggcagccattctggggtcgatacCAGGGTGCCccagtgccttgcgcttctctgcCTCATTGTGAGCTTGAACACATTTCTCTGCAAAGTATTTCATCTGCTCTCttgaaccttttgcttcttcacGTTTCTTGTGAAGCAGTTCTTTAAGATCATGCAGCATTTTCTTGAAGCTTTGAACATCTGCCACACCATGCTTTGTCATGTTCTTGTTGAACTGCGCCTTCTCAAAATCTATTTTGTTCTTCACCTCGACAATCTTTTAAGCCAAGGACAACTCATtagcaatggctccgtggaaggtGACGCTGATGTCAACTGGCAGCTGAAGATCATCAATGCTGAGGCTCGGTTCATCAAACCATTCGTTGATGAAGTGGTTCAAAAtatccacatcaaagaggggcagatcgttgaagatctccgcctcttgcttgctcttgatcaacaACTCAAGGGCATCTTCACCAAGATCTTCGTCGCTTCACAAATCAATGGTTTCGTCTTCATTCCGCAGAATGGTAGCTGGAGTAAGTTCATGCCCAAAAAATTTCATGGGCTTCTTCGTCTTCTTGGTGACACGAGAGAGATCTTCTGATTGCACACTGGGTTCAGGAGGTGTAGTTGCCAATGGCTTCACACGTGAAACTTTCGGTGCGgcagagggctttgaagcctttgattTCTTCTACTTCTGTGGCTTTGGTGGAGCTGGCGCTTCATCAGAATCTGCGTTGTCAGCTGAGTGATCCACCGCAGCCCCCTGTACAACTATGTGAGTGATGAGGCCTTCGAGGTTGTAGAAGGGGACAATTTAATTGGGATTGGCATCGCgggtgccatcagcccttggagcagacGGACCAGGGTTGAAATTGAGTCCAaggtccttcttgttcttcttagCTGACTCTTTTGCAAACTGGTAGTTGTGCTTGAAAAGATTGTCATCATGACACCATAACAAAGATGATGGGTCGGCGTTTTCTGGATGTGGCCTTCGGACCATGCacggatagaagccttgagcaatggcttcgggCTTGGACTTGGGCTACAGATTTCAGTACAAAATATCTCTCCATGGatgcttgatggcattcttttcagcatattcgaCAGTGACAAAGTtatacttgaaccactgttctgcccaatatcttcgaatccattggattcaggTCTTGTGCTAACCATAGGTTTCTTCAGGATCCGACTtgttgtaagggcatatttatccctacggtgttttggtgattgatgacaatgcatttgcggactaatcgggTGCTTTGAGTTCTTTCAGATATTCATCCTTCGGCACGAAACGATTATTTCCCCTCGGCGCTctactcaagacggtgtagcttctttcgtgactttgttggtggactaagtttcgtagtagtcaccgttctatcaagaggggatctgcttcggtatggtttgggtggaatcaacacgtacacgtcCTTCTCACACCCACCGTTTCTTTCCGCCTCACTGGAGCTTCTCTTTTCTTCCCTGTGTGTCTTTT
Encoded proteins:
- the LOC125527891 gene encoding ATP synthase subunit alpha, chloroplastic-like, which encodes GSFVKTTGRIAQIPMSVYNLVRVINALAKPIDGRGEIVASESRLIESPAPSRISRRSVYEPLQTGLIAIDSMIPIGRGQREFIIGDRQTGKTAVATDTILNQKGQGVICVYVAIGQRASSVAQVVTTFHEEGAMEYTIVVAEMADSPATLQYLAPYTGAALAEYFMYRERHTLIIYDDLSKQAQAYRQMSLLLRRPPGREAYPGDVFYLHSRLLERAAKLNSLLGEGSMTALPIVETQSGDVSAYIPTNVISITDGQIFLSADLFNAGIRPAINVGISVSRVGSAAQIKAMKQVAGKSKLELAQFAAHIRNIMNESPYNNIRETAFYFVEQQDARVIAVALIALEAIRRDLWLRVRILGAIKEGVVGSEAIHTERSWGGCNAWKPWQPGLWLLNLGPLLHMIAILRSGTSGRHHDWPFHSDQLSMIEVLFNCVRPRRWNSGIRIHMGFRLHMSFRHNIGFRHHIIFSHDNVIGFSIIVSGSLSVLNLRVFNDRRVGHRRILLENDFFSGRGCGSSFFFLPWFLIFFG